One Natrinema longum genomic window, AACGCGCCGACCATCGCGATGCTGCTTATCAGGTGGCCGATCCCGATGAGCAGACTCGCCGCGAGCCCGTAGGCCCACTTGTTGGACCGATCGAGGGCGTACGCGGCGGCGATCGGCCACCCGTGGCCCGGTTCGATACCGTGTATGGCCCCGAGCGTGATCGCACCGATCAAAAGCCCGGATGCGTCCGTTCCTATCATCGAGGTATAGCGTGCGAGAACATCCGAAACCTGCGTTCATAGGGGTTGTTAATATCCAACCGGGGGTATCGTCATACGAGCTATCTTGTGGTCTCGTGGCGAACCGGTTCGTATGCGGACGAGTTTCAACATTCCCGACGAGATCGTCGCGGAGTTCGATCGGGTCTGGACCGAGGAAGGAATCGAGAACCGCTCGCGAGCGGTGCGAGAAGCGATGTCGGAGTATATCGAATCCCACTCGAGGCTCGAGGAACGAGCCGGTGAGGTCGTCGCGCTCGTCGGCTTCGACTATCGCCACCACGAGGTGATCGGCGAACTCCACGCCGTTCAACACGAGTATCAGGACATCATCCAGAGTACGAGCCACACGCACCACGGAGAGTGGTGTCTCGAGTCGCTGTTCTGCCGTGGTAACGCCGAACAGGTGCGGGAACTGACCTACCAACTCCGTGATTTCGACGGCGTACAGCGGGTGAAGGTCATGGTGCTTGGAAATCCAACTCCGTAGCGGCCGAGTTGCGAGATCGTCCCGGCGGACTCGATCACCGATCCGACGACGCCCGTTCGCGAACCGACTCGAGTCGCATCAGCGGATAGCCGTCTTCCATTTCCATGCGGGTCCGGACCTCACACCCCTCGTAGTCGACGACGATCTCGACCTCGAGGAAGCGGCCGGTCAGTTCGGTGTAATCGGCCGTCGACTCGGCGAGTTCGGCCTCGAGTTCCTCGGTTCGTACGGCGACGGTCACCTCGGTACAGTGGGGCTGATTCTCGATCGACTCTTCGATGGCGGTCGCGAGACTCGGGGCGCTCTCGGGCGAGACGGGCGTGCCGGCGAACTGGTGGTACAACGAGCCGAACTTGATACCGGCCTCGAAGCAGGCGGTCTGGGCATCGGTCGGCGGTTCGTTCGGTGACATGCGTGAGTGCTCGCGTGCGGTCGGGAAGGGGATTTCGATGCGGGTGGAGTTCTCCGGCCGAGACCGTCGATCGGGGTCGACGAGCGGTCTGCGATCGTCGCACCACGGATGGGCCACATTCACTCGAGTCGACTGCGGTCCGTTCCGCTCGACCCTCGCACTTCCCACCGCGACACAGCGCGCGCCACCGCAGGGGAGAGCAGCGGCGGGGAACGGACGTGACGAAACCGAGGCGATACCCGAGTACCTCACCGCTACCGGGAGACGCGTGCCATCACCGCACGCGCCGACGGCGAACCGCATGGTACTTATCGACGCTGTCCCTCACACCGAACGAATGGCACAGTCAGTCCTGCTCACGGGGGCTGCGGGGCGGGTCGGAGAGGCCATCCTCGGCGGCCTCGCGGACGACCACGAATGGCGGTTACTGGATCGCGATCCGCCGACGGACGACCAGCCGGGCGAGTTCGTCGTCGCGGACATCACCGACGAAGAGGCCGTCCGCGAGGCGATGGCGGGGATCAACGTCGTGATTCACCTCGCTGGTGATCCACGTCCCGAGGCCCCTTGGGACAGCGTGCTGACCAACAACATCGACGG contains:
- a CDS encoding dihydroneopterin aldolase family protein; protein product: MSPNEPPTDAQTACFEAGIKFGSLYHQFAGTPVSPESAPSLATAIEESIENQPHCTEVTVAVRTEELEAELAESTADYTELTGRFLEVEIVVDYEGCEVRTRMEMEDGYPLMRLESVRERASSDR
- a CDS encoding CopG family ribbon-helix-helix protein — its product is MRTSFNIPDEIVAEFDRVWTEEGIENRSRAVREAMSEYIESHSRLEERAGEVVALVGFDYRHHEVIGELHAVQHEYQDIIQSTSHTHHGEWCLESLFCRGNAEQVRELTYQLRDFDGVQRVKVMVLGNPTP